A genomic region of Bacteroidales bacterium contains the following coding sequences:
- the mtnA gene encoding S-methyl-5-thioribose-1-phosphate isomerase: MVVNGKNYRTVWMQGTSVFMIEQNLLPFRFEIVECKDYQQSCDAIKTMIVRGAGALGAAAGFAMAQAFLQNNTSEFVDVARRTIEATRPTARNLFYATERVYRAGLISPQAATDEALAVADKDAADSQDIGRYGNELIKNGFRILTHCNAGWLAFVDYGTALSPIYQAYEQGKKVFVWVDETRPRSQGARLTAWELNNANIPHRIIADNAAAWLMAQGEVDMVITGADRIAANGDTANKIGTLGKAIAANAFGIPFYIAAPLSTFDRNCKTGKEITIENRDQDEVLFQEGPDAQGETHRIRVASPGSQALNPAFDVTPARYITGIITEKGIVNPDVAAIAELFL; this comes from the coding sequence ATGGTAGTAAACGGGAAAAATTACCGGACAGTCTGGATGCAGGGCACCTCGGTGTTTATGATTGAGCAAAACCTGCTGCCTTTCCGTTTTGAAATTGTTGAGTGCAAAGATTATCAACAATCTTGTGATGCCATTAAAACGATGATTGTGCGGGGTGCGGGCGCTTTGGGAGCCGCTGCCGGTTTTGCCATGGCACAGGCATTTTTACAAAACAATACATCTGAATTTGTCGATGTCGCCCGTCGTACTATCGAAGCTACCCGACCTACCGCCCGCAATCTTTTTTATGCTACGGAGCGGGTTTATCGGGCTGGCCTGATATCGCCACAAGCTGCCACCGACGAAGCACTGGCTGTTGCCGATAAGGACGCTGCCGATTCGCAGGACATCGGTCGGTATGGAAATGAATTAATAAAAAACGGATTCCGCATCCTGACCCATTGCAACGCCGGCTGGCTCGCCTTTGTCGATTATGGCACCGCGTTATCGCCCATTTATCAGGCGTATGAGCAGGGTAAAAAAGTTTTCGTGTGGGTGGACGAAACACGGCCGCGCAGCCAGGGCGCCCGACTTACAGCCTGGGAGCTGAACAACGCCAATATCCCACACCGAATTATCGCTGATAATGCAGCGGCCTGGCTGATGGCGCAGGGCGAAGTGGATATGGTAATCACGGGCGCCGATCGCATTGCCGCCAACGGCGATACGGCCAACAAAATCGGAACCCTCGGTAAAGCCATTGCGGCAAACGCTTTTGGAATTCCTTTTTACATTGCAGCGCCTTTGTCTACTTTCGATCGCAACTGTAAAACCGGAAAAGAAATAACGATTGAAAACAGAGATCAGGATGAGGTGCTTTTTCAGGAAGGCCCTGATGCGCAGGGAGAGACGCATCGAATTCGTGTGGCGTCGCCAGGTTCGCAGGCGCTCAATCCTGCTTTCGAC
- a CDS encoding HAD-IA family hydrolase yields the protein MVVKNYKELLKDITTLIFDYDGVFTDGKVLLTENGEQLRTANVKDGYALQLAKKKGYRIVVISGGTSESVRLRMIGLKISDVFIRVEHKLKIYHDYIQKNELHPREVLYMGDDIPDLQIMREAGVAVCPADAAEEVKEVSHYISYLKGGEGCVREILEQVMKVQGKWMNDDAYAW from the coding sequence ATGGTTGTAAAAAATTACAAAGAGCTTCTCAAAGATATCACCACTCTGATTTTCGATTATGATGGCGTTTTCACGGATGGCAAAGTGTTGCTTACCGAGAATGGCGAGCAGTTGCGCACGGCCAACGTAAAAGATGGTTATGCGCTGCAACTTGCCAAAAAGAAAGGATATCGTATCGTGGTGATTTCCGGTGGTACCTCCGAGTCAGTGCGTCTGCGAATGATTGGCCTTAAAATCAGCGACGTTTTTATCCGCGTGGAACACAAGTTGAAAATTTACCACGACTACATCCAGAAAAATGAGCTGCATCCGCGTGAGGTGCTTTACATGGGCGACGACATCCCCGACCTTCAGATTATGCGCGAAGCCGGCGTGGCCGTTTGTCCGGCCGATGCTGCGGAGGAAGTGAAAGAGGTTTCGCACTACATCTCGTACCTCAAAGGCGGCGAAGGCTGCGTGCGCGAAATTCTGGAGCAGGTGATGAAGGTGCAGGGAAAATGGATGAATGATGACGCTTATGCCTGGTGA
- a CDS encoding Rossmann-like and DUF2520 domain-containing protein, producing the protein MIYEKVVLIGAGRVAFHLAKAINYTGRKIVQVYSRHLSNARELAAVYQADFTDEINNLDASADIYIIAISDDAIAGVANQLAVADKMVVHTSGSTPMNALKPASANYGVLYPLQSFAVNANIDFTKVPLCIEACNPSAEENLLQLAHSLSNDVRRIDSDTRMQIHIAAVFANNFTNFMYLMAQEILSEGKVDFDVLMPLIEETTRKLQHQNPHEAQTGPARRADNGIIRKHLEHLKNHPEKQEIYKLLSQFIHEHFHQKK; encoded by the coding sequence ATGATTTACGAAAAAGTGGTACTGATTGGCGCTGGGCGTGTTGCTTTTCATTTAGCGAAAGCGATAAACTACACTGGCCGAAAAATCGTGCAGGTCTACAGCCGCCATCTCAGTAATGCGCGTGAACTTGCTGCTGTTTATCAGGCTGATTTTACCGATGAGATTAATAATCTCGACGCTTCCGCAGATATTTACATCATTGCCATTTCCGACGATGCCATTGCCGGCGTTGCCAATCAGTTGGCTGTAGCCGATAAAATGGTGGTGCACACTTCCGGCTCCACACCAATGAATGCGCTCAAACCGGCTTCAGCAAATTATGGCGTACTTTATCCGTTGCAATCGTTTGCGGTTAACGCTAATATTGATTTCACTAAAGTTCCGCTTTGTATAGAAGCTTGTAATCCCAGTGCCGAAGAAAACCTTTTGCAACTGGCGCACAGCCTGAGCAATGACGTGCGGCGAATCGATTCTGATACACGCATGCAAATTCATATTGCTGCTGTTTTTGCTAATAATTTTACCAACTTTATGTATTTGATGGCACAGGAAATTCTCTCCGAAGGAAAAGTAGATTTTGATGTCCTAATGCCGTTGATCGAGGAAACTACTCGTAAATTGCAACATCAAAACCCGCATGAAGCGCAGACGGGGCCTGCCAGGCGCGCCGACAATGGTATTATTCGAAAACATCTCGAACATCTTAAAAATCATCCCGAAAAACAGGAAATTTACAAGTTGTTGAGCCAATTTATCCACGAACATTTTCATCAAAAAAAATAG